In a genomic window of Sutcliffiella sp. FSL R7-0096:
- the tenI gene encoding thiazole tautomerase TenI produces the protein MQLHLITDGKKTKEELVAILSEVHGSVDFIHIREKHRSANEVYELVDELIRSGVRPGKIIINDRVDVAHVLNVGGVQLAYHSLEVFEIRRNFPELRVGKSVHSYEEAIQAEMDGADFILYGHIYSTSSKEGLIPKGLMEFRRLTRSLKIPVIGIGGITPDKLQELRASGAGGIAVMSGIMDAEDKVHAAKTFQAALFAEKEEIG, from the coding sequence TTGCAATTACATCTTATTACAGATGGTAAAAAAACGAAGGAAGAGCTTGTTGCCATCTTGAGTGAAGTCCATGGATCAGTGGATTTCATCCATATAAGAGAAAAACACCGTAGTGCAAATGAGGTCTATGAACTAGTTGATGAACTGATTAGATCTGGGGTTCGGCCAGGGAAAATCATCATAAACGACCGTGTCGATGTAGCTCATGTGCTCAATGTCGGAGGAGTTCAACTGGCCTATCATAGTCTTGAAGTTTTCGAGATTCGCAGAAATTTCCCTGAATTAAGGGTTGGTAAGTCGGTACATAGTTACGAAGAGGCAATACAGGCAGAAATGGACGGGGCTGATTTTATCCTATATGGCCATATCTATTCGACCTCATCCAAGGAGGGGTTGATACCTAAAGGCCTGATGGAGTTTAGAAGATTAACTAGGTCATTGAAGATTCCCGTTATTGGCATAGGCGGAATAACTCCTGACAAACTTCAGGAGCTAAGGGCTTCCGGGGCTGGAGGGATCGCGGTCATGTCCGGGATTATGGATGCAGAAGATAAAGTTCATGCAGCTAAAACCTTTCAAGCAGCTTTGTTTGCCGAGAAGGAGGAGATTGGATGA
- the thiO gene encoding glycine oxidase ThiO — protein sequence MNKSYDVIIIGGGVNGCSIAYYLARDGKSVLLLEREKLAGKASSAAAGMLGAQVEVTEEGALFDIAKESRAMFPSLQYELKEHSGIDMELVQKGMLKLAMNEGEAQHLKNTIDFQQKLGERAEWLDPEQVAEREGQLSDALLGAMDIPMDGHVNPERLTDAFAKSAVNLGAEVKEYVEVYSLILDGRSVRGVETSIGRFHGGNVVIAAGAWSKRLLDGCGVTIPAYPVKGECFSVITDRPLLSSTIFTEKCYLVPKSGNRLVIGATMVPDTYSENVSVGGLFQLMEEAARVLPSVKYATFERFWSGIRPQTGDGLPYLGQHPKYRDLIIATGHYRNGILLSPITGKLVTKMIQDEPIPAYMEAFKLDRLKEHARGE from the coding sequence ATGAATAAAAGCTATGATGTAATTATTATCGGTGGTGGTGTCAATGGCTGTTCCATAGCATACTACCTTGCACGTGATGGAAAAAGTGTATTGCTTTTGGAAAGGGAGAAGTTGGCGGGTAAGGCATCGAGTGCAGCAGCCGGCATGCTTGGAGCACAAGTGGAAGTGACGGAAGAAGGAGCACTTTTTGATATTGCAAAGGAAAGCAGGGCCATGTTTCCTTCTCTTCAATACGAATTGAAAGAGCACTCGGGAATCGATATGGAGCTTGTGCAGAAAGGGATGCTGAAGCTTGCAATGAATGAGGGAGAGGCACAGCACCTAAAAAACACGATTGACTTTCAACAAAAGCTAGGGGAACGGGCAGAATGGCTTGATCCGGAACAAGTAGCAGAAAGGGAGGGGCAACTTTCGGATGCTCTGTTGGGGGCTATGGATATTCCAATGGATGGCCATGTCAATCCTGAACGACTTACCGATGCATTTGCAAAATCGGCAGTCAACCTTGGAGCGGAAGTGAAAGAGTATGTTGAGGTGTACTCGTTAATTTTGGATGGACGTAGCGTTAGAGGTGTAGAAACTAGCATCGGAAGGTTTCATGGGGGAAATGTGGTCATTGCAGCAGGAGCTTGGAGTAAAAGGTTGCTGGATGGTTGCGGAGTGACAATTCCTGCCTATCCGGTAAAGGGGGAGTGCTTCTCAGTCATCACAGACCGACCATTGCTGTCAAGTACGATTTTTACAGAAAAATGTTATCTTGTACCGAAAAGTGGAAACAGGTTGGTTATCGGGGCCACGATGGTCCCTGACACGTATTCCGAGAATGTTTCGGTAGGGGGGCTCTTTCAGTTAATGGAGGAGGCTGCCAGAGTGCTTCCGTCCGTAAAGTATGCTACTTTTGAAAGATTTTGGTCGGGGATACGTCCTCAGACGGGGGATGGTCTTCCTTATCTGGGACAGCATCCGAAATATAGGGATCTTATCATCGCTACCGGACATTACCGGAATGGAATTCTGCTTTCGCCTATCACAGGAAAACTTGTGACAAAAATGATTCAGGATGAGCCGATTCCTGCTTATATGGAAGCATTCAAGTTAGATAGATTAAAAGAACATGCAAGGGGTGAGTAG
- the thiS gene encoding sulfur carrier protein ThiS, translating into MKLIINGDAIEIPDSVKTVSEVLVHFQLDQKVVIVEKNKEILQKEHHAAENVQDGDQLELVHFVGGG; encoded by the coding sequence TTGAAACTGATCATTAATGGCGACGCTATTGAAATTCCGGATTCAGTGAAGACCGTATCGGAAGTGTTAGTGCATTTTCAATTGGATCAGAAGGTAGTCATAGTGGAAAAGAACAAAGAAATTCTGCAGAAGGAACATCATGCTGCAGAGAACGTGCAAGATGGAGATCAATTAGAGTTAGTACATTTTGTAGGAGGCGGTTAA
- a CDS encoding thiazole synthase, giving the protein MLKIGSYSFNSRLLLGTGKYPDFDIQKQAVDVSESEILTFAVRRMNIFEASQPNFLEKLDLEKYTLLPNTAGAKTAEEAVRIAKLAKASGLCDMIKVEVIGCWKTLLPDPVETLKATEELLKEGFTVLPYTSDDVVLARKLEELGAHAIMPGASPIGSGQGIINELNLGFIIEQSNVPVIVDAGIGSPADAAKAMELGADGVLLNTAVSAAKDPVKMAQAMKLAIEAGRLGYEAGRMEKKRYATASSPSEGMSVG; this is encoded by the coding sequence ATGTTGAAAATTGGTTCATATTCATTTAATTCCAGGTTGTTGTTAGGAACAGGCAAGTACCCAGACTTTGATATCCAAAAGCAGGCGGTGGATGTTTCAGAATCTGAAATACTGACATTCGCGGTTAGAAGAATGAACATCTTTGAAGCAAGTCAGCCAAACTTTTTGGAAAAGCTAGATTTGGAGAAATACACGCTCTTACCGAACACAGCAGGTGCCAAAACGGCGGAAGAAGCTGTAAGGATAGCAAAGCTTGCGAAGGCTTCCGGTCTTTGCGACATGATCAAGGTAGAAGTAATCGGTTGTTGGAAAACACTATTGCCAGATCCAGTGGAAACGTTGAAGGCAACGGAAGAGCTTTTGAAAGAAGGCTTTACTGTACTCCCTTATACTTCAGATGATGTAGTTCTTGCTAGAAAACTAGAAGAGCTTGGTGCCCACGCCATCATGCCAGGTGCCTCCCCCATCGGTTCTGGTCAAGGAATCATCAACGAATTGAATTTGGGCTTTATTATCGAACAATCCAATGTACCCGTTATTGTGGATGCAGGAATCGGTTCACCAGCAGATGCCGCGAAGGCTATGGAATTGGGAGCGGATGGAGTGCTATTGAATACGGCCGTTTCGGCAGCAAAAGATCCCGTGAAAATGGCACAAGCCATGAAACTTGCGATTGAAGCCGGGCGTCTCGGATATGAGGCCGGAAGAATGGAAAAGAAACGCTATGCGACAGCCAGCAGTCCTAGTGAAGGAATGAGTGTCGGGTAA
- a CDS encoding thiazole biosynthesis adenylyltransferase ThiF → MDRYSRQTLFAPIGVDGQKSIGEKHALVIGAGALGTGNAEALVRAGVGKITIIDRDYVEWSNLQRQQLYSEKDAQEKLPKAVAAKERLQLINSEVEINAHVADVTADMLDALVKKEGFDLLLDATDNFDIRMIMNDISQKHGVPWIYGACVGSYGISFTIFPGETPCLQCLLKTVPLGGATCDTVGIIAPAVGMVVAHQVAEALKILSGNVEDCNRKLVSFDLWKNQYVSLNVDKLKDPECLSCGDNQTYPRLSFENQTKTAVLCGRDSVQIRPAETMSGARSLMAVKELLTSQGIGVEANPYLISFQVEGHRLVAFQDGRVLVHGTKEIARAKTLYHRYLG, encoded by the coding sequence ATGGATCGATATTCACGTCAGACTCTGTTCGCACCGATTGGAGTGGACGGTCAAAAAAGCATTGGTGAAAAACACGCGTTAGTCATCGGTGCAGGCGCATTGGGTACAGGAAATGCGGAGGCGCTGGTCAGGGCGGGAGTCGGAAAGATCACAATCATAGACAGGGATTATGTGGAGTGGAGCAACCTTCAACGTCAACAGCTATACTCTGAAAAGGATGCACAAGAAAAGCTGCCAAAAGCTGTGGCAGCAAAAGAGCGGCTCCAGCTGATCAATTCAGAAGTGGAAATAAATGCTCACGTTGCGGATGTGACTGCAGATATGTTGGATGCGCTAGTGAAAAAAGAGGGGTTCGACCTGTTGCTTGATGCAACCGATAACTTTGATATCCGCATGATTATGAATGATATTAGTCAAAAGCATGGTGTTCCTTGGATATATGGGGCGTGTGTGGGGAGCTACGGGATCTCTTTTACCATTTTTCCAGGCGAAACCCCCTGCTTGCAGTGTTTGCTGAAAACAGTTCCACTGGGAGGTGCGACTTGCGATACAGTTGGAATTATAGCTCCAGCTGTGGGGATGGTGGTAGCACATCAAGTTGCAGAGGCATTGAAAATCCTTTCTGGTAACGTCGAGGACTGCAATCGCAAGCTCGTTTCCTTCGATTTGTGGAAAAATCAGTATGTCTCCTTGAATGTAGATAAATTAAAGGACCCTGAGTGTTTAAGTTGTGGAGACAATCAGACTTATCCCCGTCTATCTTTTGAAAACCAAACGAAAACTGCTGTCCTTTGCGGAAGGGATTCCGTACAGATAAGACCGGCGGAAACAATGTCTGGAGCTAGGAGTCTGATGGCAGTTAAAGAGCTTTTGACATCCCAAGGCATAGGTGTCGAAGCCAACCCATACTTAATTTCCTTCCAAGTGGAGGGGCATCGCCTGGTAGCTTTTCAGGATGGAAGGGTGCTTGTTCATGGAACAAAGGAGATTGCGAGGGCAAAAACATTGTATCACCGATATTTAGGATAA
- the thiD gene encoding bifunctional hydroxymethylpyrimidine kinase/phosphomethylpyrimidine kinase, with translation MVAKVLTIAGSDSGGGAGIQADIKTFQELEVFGMSAITALTAQNTLGVQSVYPIPVDMIMEQLHSIAEDLRPEALKTGMLFSGVIIESVANKIAEQGWGNVVVDPVMIAKGGARLLQEDAIRAIREKLLPLATVTTPNIPEAEVLTEMTLDSMDRRKEAARMLHKLGASHVVIKGGHGEGDELVDLVYDGNKFIELKSMRIDTRHTHGTGCTFAAAIAAGLAKGRTVEDAILVAKRYIHLAIEHELGIGSGHGPTNHWAYRKAGVGV, from the coding sequence ATGGTAGCAAAAGTATTAACGATAGCAGGTTCCGATAGTGGCGGAGGGGCCGGCATCCAGGCTGATATCAAAACGTTTCAGGAGCTGGAGGTGTTTGGGATGTCGGCCATCACCGCCTTGACTGCCCAAAACACATTAGGGGTCCAAAGCGTCTATCCGATCCCCGTTGACATGATAATGGAGCAATTGCATTCCATTGCAGAGGATTTACGTCCGGAAGCTTTAAAGACTGGAATGCTGTTCAGCGGCGTCATCATTGAGTCGGTAGCCAATAAGATTGCAGAGCAAGGCTGGGGAAATGTAGTGGTCGACCCTGTCATGATAGCCAAAGGTGGTGCAAGGCTTTTACAAGAGGATGCAATAAGGGCTATTCGCGAAAAACTCCTCCCACTTGCGACTGTTACAACGCCGAATATTCCCGAAGCGGAAGTGCTGACCGAAATGACATTGGATTCAATGGACAGAAGGAAGGAAGCGGCACGAATGCTTCATAAACTAGGAGCCTCCCATGTTGTCATCAAAGGTGGACATGGGGAAGGAGATGAGTTAGTTGATCTTGTTTATGATGGCAACAAATTTATTGAGCTGAAAAGCATGCGCATTGATACAAGGCACACTCATGGAACCGGCTGTACGTTTGCAGCGGCTATCGCGGCTGGACTTGCCAAAGGTCGCACAGTGGAAGATGCGATCTTAGTGGCGAAACGCTATATTCATCTTGCCATTGAGCACGAACTTGGAATAGGTAGTGGCCATGGTCCAACCAATCATTGGGCATATCGAAAAGCTGGTGTTGGCGTATGA
- the thiE gene encoding thiamine phosphate synthase, whose amino-acid sequence MKREWLNVYFVMGSVDCNGRDPRDVLQEAINGGITLFQFREKGQGAKVGAEKRELALELKEICKRHDIPFIVNDDIDLALEVEADGVHIGQEDAAFPLVRERLTPGMVIGVSCHTVEEAAEAVSSGADYIGVGPMYFTSTKKDIREVKGPEVIRRIRHAGMTVPIVGIGGITVENAGAVLESGADGVAVISAISKAESSFAAAEAFSRFHNIVKK is encoded by the coding sequence ATGAAGAGGGAATGGTTAAACGTATATTTTGTGATGGGAAGTGTGGATTGCAACGGTCGTGATCCAAGGGATGTGCTGCAGGAAGCCATCAACGGGGGAATTACTCTTTTTCAGTTTCGTGAAAAAGGGCAAGGGGCCAAGGTGGGTGCCGAAAAAAGGGAACTTGCCCTAGAGCTTAAGGAAATTTGTAAGAGGCATGATATTCCGTTTATCGTGAATGACGATATCGATCTAGCGCTTGAGGTCGAGGCGGACGGCGTGCATATCGGGCAAGAGGATGCCGCTTTTCCTTTGGTGAGGGAACGGCTAACGCCTGGAATGGTTATCGGTGTTTCCTGTCACACGGTGGAGGAGGCTGCAGAAGCTGTTTCGTCTGGAGCAGATTACATCGGAGTGGGACCCATGTACTTCACTTCCACCAAAAAGGACATCAGGGAAGTGAAAGGCCCAGAGGTTATCAGGCGAATTCGTCATGCTGGGATGACGGTTCCCATAGTGGGAATAGGCGGTATAACAGTAGAAAATGCAGGGGCAGTATTGGAATCTGGAGCAGATGGAGTTGCAGTAATTTCAGCAATTTCAAAAGCTGAGTCATCTTTTGCGGCGGCAGAGGCTTTTTCTCGTTTTCACAACATTGTCAAAAAATAA
- the hmpA gene encoding NO-inducible flavohemoprotein: protein MLSSKTIEIVKSTAPVLAVKGEEITTHFYKTLFSNHPELLNIFNHANQKKGRQQTALANTVYAAATYIDQLEVLIPAVKQIAHKHRSLAVKPEHYPIVGEHLLEAIKAVLGDAATEEIIEAWGEAYGVIADVFISVEKEMYEAAAQQHAGWEDFKDFEVVEKVEESELITSFYLKPSDGSAVPSFTPGQYITIRISIPGEKNLFNRQYSLSDASNGECFRISVKKENGDPDGVVSNYLHDQVEPGHTLEVTAPAGDFILETKQDSPVYLISGGVGITPMLSMLKTIAKEQPARPTTFIHAARNGSVHAFKDEVREAIEMMENGKNLFVYKNPSDEDVRLGTFHEQGYITENMLEALNIDNNALYYVCGPVPFMKFVISILGKLGVAEENIRYEFFGPSIDMKKEVEMAVK from the coding sequence ATGCTTAGCTCAAAAACAATTGAAATTGTTAAATCAACCGCTCCAGTTCTAGCCGTGAAGGGTGAGGAAATTACCACCCATTTCTATAAAACTTTATTTTCCAATCACCCAGAACTTTTAAATATCTTTAATCATGCTAATCAAAAAAAAGGGCGCCAGCAAACCGCTTTGGCAAACACCGTCTATGCGGCAGCTACCTATATCGATCAACTGGAGGTCCTAATACCTGCCGTAAAGCAGATAGCCCACAAGCATAGAAGTTTGGCCGTTAAACCGGAACATTACCCTATTGTTGGGGAACATTTACTTGAAGCGATAAAGGCCGTACTTGGAGACGCAGCAACAGAGGAAATTATTGAAGCTTGGGGAGAAGCTTATGGAGTGATTGCAGATGTGTTCATATCCGTAGAAAAAGAAATGTATGAGGCAGCAGCACAACAGCATGCAGGTTGGGAAGATTTCAAAGACTTCGAAGTGGTGGAAAAGGTGGAGGAAAGCGAGCTTATTACTTCATTCTACTTGAAGCCATCTGACGGGTCTGCTGTACCATCTTTCACACCTGGACAGTACATCACTATCAGAATCTCCATACCAGGAGAAAAGAATTTATTCAATCGTCAGTACAGTTTATCTGATGCCAGCAACGGGGAGTGCTTCCGAATCTCTGTCAAAAAAGAAAATGGTGATCCTGATGGGGTAGTATCCAATTACCTTCACGACCAGGTGGAACCAGGTCATACTTTGGAAGTGACAGCACCAGCGGGTGATTTTATTCTTGAAACGAAACAAGACTCACCTGTTTACTTAATAAGTGGAGGTGTGGGTATCACACCAATGCTAAGTATGTTGAAGACCATTGCTAAAGAACAACCGGCAAGGCCAACCACTTTCATCCACGCTGCCAGAAATGGTTCTGTACATGCATTTAAAGATGAGGTCAGAGAAGCCATTGAAATGATGGAGAACGGGAAAAATCTATTTGTTTATAAAAATCCATCAGATGAGGACGTAAGATTAGGAACTTTCCATGAACAAGGGTACATTACGGAAAATATGTTAGAAGCATTAAACATAGATAATAATGCACTATATTATGTCTGTGGACCAGTTCCATTCATGAAATTTGTCATCTCCATCCTTGGAAAACTTGGAGTTGCTGAGGAAAATATCAGATACGAGTTTTTTGGACCTTCTATTGATATGAAGAAGGAAGTAGAAATGGCGGTTAAATAA
- a CDS encoding cold shock domain-containing protein, with product MLQGTVKWFNAEKGFGFIERQDGDDVFVHFSAIQGEGFKSLEEGQSVTFEIVQGNRGDQAANVNKA from the coding sequence ATGTTACAAGGTACAGTAAAATGGTTTAACGCAGAAAAAGGTTTCGGATTCATCGAGCGCCAAGACGGAGACGACGTATTCGTTCACTTCTCAGCGATCCAAGGCGAAGGTTTCAAATCTTTAGAAGAAGGTCAATCTGTTACATTTGAAATCGTTCAAGGTAACCGTGGCGACCAAGCTGCTAACGTAAACAAAGCATAA
- a CDS encoding ABC transporter transmembrane domain-containing protein, producing the protein MFSVLGKLGWFFKEHWKRYTIAIVLLIFAGILEVIPPKMIGMAIDDIQVGAFTPEKLMQYVVFLMLLAIVIYGITYTWMYQLFGSSFLVERSLRSKLMGHLLKMTPTFYEKNRTGDLMARATNDLKAISTTAGFGVLTLIDSSVFMLIILGTMGFMISWKLTLAAIIPLPLMALAMNIYGKKIHQRFTEAQDAFGDMNDRVLESIAGVRVIRAYVQERADQGRFHQMTDDVYKKNVKVAIIDSLFEPTIKLLVGASYLIGLGYGAYLVFHKTITLGELVAFNVYLGMLIWPMFAIGELINVMQRGNASLDRVNETLSYKQDVADHPELMDVFQPNTIEFNQVTFKYPSSTVENLKNVSFHLKAGQTLGIVGKTGSGKTTLIKQLLREYPLGTGRISINEVDLQQIPLHTIQGWIGYVPQDHILFSRSVKENILFGKENATTEEIAQAIRSSAFEKDLEMLPEGLQTLVGEKGVSLSGGQKQRISIARALIANPEILILDDSLSAVDAKTEATIIENIRNERAGKTTLISTHRLSGVQHADWIIVLEDGEIVESGMHDQLMAIGGWYKEQFERQQVQSPKGGEVLT; encoded by the coding sequence ATGTTTTCAGTACTAGGAAAATTGGGTTGGTTTTTTAAAGAACATTGGAAAAGATATACGATTGCCATTGTATTACTTATTTTTGCAGGTATTTTAGAGGTCATTCCACCGAAAATGATCGGGATGGCGATTGATGATATACAGGTTGGGGCGTTCACGCCGGAGAAACTCATGCAGTATGTGGTGTTCCTCATGCTATTGGCCATTGTCATTTACGGTATCACCTACACCTGGATGTACCAGCTGTTCGGAAGTTCTTTTTTGGTGGAAAGATCCCTACGATCAAAATTGATGGGGCATCTGTTAAAGATGACACCAACCTTTTATGAAAAGAACCGGACAGGGGATTTAATGGCCCGCGCAACCAACGACTTGAAGGCAATTTCTACGACAGCGGGCTTCGGTGTATTGACACTGATTGATTCAAGTGTCTTCATGCTTATCATTTTAGGGACAATGGGCTTCATGATTAGCTGGAAGTTGACGCTTGCTGCAATCATTCCGTTGCCACTAATGGCACTTGCCATGAATATCTATGGGAAAAAAATTCACCAGCGTTTTACAGAAGCGCAGGATGCTTTTGGAGATATGAATGACAGAGTACTCGAATCCATTGCGGGAGTCCGTGTCATTCGTGCTTATGTACAGGAAAGGGCGGATCAGGGTAGATTCCATCAGATGACAGATGATGTCTATAAGAAAAATGTTAAGGTTGCCATCATCGATTCTTTGTTTGAGCCGACTATTAAACTGTTGGTTGGTGCAAGCTATCTGATTGGTCTTGGATACGGTGCATACTTGGTTTTCCACAAAACCATAACACTTGGGGAACTTGTTGCATTCAACGTTTACCTTGGGATGTTGATCTGGCCGATGTTTGCTATTGGTGAACTCATCAATGTCATGCAAAGAGGTAATGCATCTTTGGATCGTGTCAATGAGACACTTTCCTACAAACAGGATGTCGCAGATCACCCTGAGTTGATGGATGTTTTCCAACCTAACACCATTGAATTTAATCAGGTTACATTCAAATACCCATCCTCTACAGTAGAAAATTTAAAGAATGTCTCCTTCCATTTAAAAGCCGGGCAGACACTTGGGATTGTCGGGAAAACTGGTAGTGGAAAAACGACATTGATTAAACAACTCTTAAGGGAATATCCACTTGGAACTGGTAGAATAAGCATCAATGAGGTAGATCTACAACAAATTCCGCTCCACACCATCCAAGGGTGGATTGGGTATGTACCACAAGATCATATCCTTTTTTCGAGGTCTGTCAAAGAGAACATCCTTTTTGGAAAAGAAAACGCCACAACAGAAGAAATCGCGCAGGCTATCAGGTCGTCTGCTTTTGAAAAGGATTTGGAGATGCTGCCGGAGGGATTACAGACATTGGTCGGTGAGAAAGGGGTCTCCTTGTCAGGTGGACAGAAGCAACGGATATCTATAGCACGTGCTCTTATTGCCAATCCTGAAATACTCATTCTGGATGATTCCTTATCGGCAGTCGATGCTAAAACGGAAGCTACCATCATTGAAAATATCAGAAACGAACGGGCTGGAAAGACAACACTTATCTCCACTCACCGGTTATCAGGTGTCCAGCATGCAGATTGGATTATCGTTCTTGAGGACGGGGAAATCGTGGAATCGGGCATGCATGACCAATTGATGGCCATCGGAGGGTGGTACAAGGAACAGTTTGAACGGCAACAGGTTCAGTCGCCAAAAGGAGGCGAAGTTTTAACATGA
- a CDS encoding ABC transporter ATP-binding protein: MKSGKRLFQYALTQKKIIIIALLMLSVAVAAELTGPFIAKRMIDNHILGIEKAWITTEENGKDRVFFQGKYYVREDRVEIDPTSENTVRILQVGREYYFLPSDIRFDGERTARNGELTISRGGEQESYPAQRLSNSELISFYEPDVKYIIYLVGLYFALLVVASFFQYGQSYYLQTSANRIIQKMREDVFGQIQKLPIQYFDHLPAGKVVSRITNDTETIKELYVTVLATFFSGLIYITGIYIALFLLDVKLAAICLALIPILIIWFIFYRKYASVYNHKIRALLSDINGNINESIQGMPIIQAFRRQKKAKEEFEGWNEQHFSYQNKLLSLNALTSHNLVGVLRNISFVVVIWYFGGASLGIGTMVSLGVLYAFVDYLGRMFGPITGMVNQLANLEQARVSAVRVFELMDEAGIQVSDVKHPRYEGNVSFDSVWFGYKENEHVLKDISFTAHKGETVALVGHTGSGKSSIMNLLFRFYDIEKGKIVIDGENIQDLPKQAVRQHMGIVLQDPFLFSGTIASNVSLDDPSITIERVKKALEDVGAMDFINALPNGLEEPVIEKGSTLSSGQRQLISFARALAFDPAILILDEATASIDTETEAIIQQALEVLKKGRTTFIIAHRLSTIKNADQILVLDRGEISERGNHEDLMEIKGKYYQMYELQQGSKGLAG, encoded by the coding sequence ATAAAATCAGGCAAACGCCTATTTCAATATGCATTAACACAAAAGAAAATAATCATCATTGCATTACTGATGCTCTCGGTTGCGGTTGCTGCGGAATTGACTGGCCCCTTCATTGCAAAACGAATGATCGATAATCATATTCTGGGAATTGAGAAAGCCTGGATTACGACGGAAGAGAACGGCAAAGACCGAGTGTTCTTCCAAGGGAAGTACTATGTCAGGGAGGACAGGGTTGAGATAGACCCTACATCAGAGAATACTGTAAGGATCCTTCAAGTGGGAAGAGAATATTACTTTCTTCCTTCTGATATTCGTTTTGATGGGGAGAGGACGGCACGAAACGGTGAACTGACCATCAGTCGTGGTGGGGAACAGGAATCCTATCCTGCACAGAGGCTTTCCAATAGTGAACTAATCAGCTTTTATGAACCGGATGTAAAATACATCATTTACTTGGTTGGTCTTTATTTTGCTCTGCTGGTTGTGGCATCCTTCTTCCAGTACGGGCAAAGCTATTATTTACAGACTTCAGCGAATCGCATCATCCAGAAGATGAGGGAGGATGTGTTTGGTCAGATTCAGAAGTTGCCAATCCAGTATTTTGATCACCTTCCAGCAGGTAAAGTAGTGTCAAGGATTACGAATGATACAGAAACGATCAAGGAATTGTATGTAACCGTATTGGCTACCTTCTTTTCCGGATTGATTTATATTACAGGAATTTATATTGCGCTCTTTTTACTTGATGTAAAGCTAGCGGCAATCTGCCTGGCACTGATTCCTATCTTGATCATTTGGTTCATTTTCTACCGAAAATATGCTTCAGTTTACAACCATAAAATACGTGCACTTCTAAGTGATATCAATGGTAATATCAATGAATCGATACAGGGTATGCCCATCATTCAAGCCTTCCGTCGTCAGAAGAAGGCGAAGGAAGAATTCGAGGGCTGGAATGAGCAGCATTTCTCTTATCAAAATAAGCTGTTAAGTTTGAATGCCTTGACCTCCCATAATCTTGTAGGGGTATTAAGAAATATCTCATTTGTCGTGGTCATTTGGTATTTTGGCGGTGCATCTCTTGGGATCGGGACAATGGTTTCTCTAGGAGTTCTTTACGCTTTCGTGGATTACTTGGGAAGAATGTTCGGGCCCATCACCGGAATGGTGAACCAGCTGGCAAACCTGGAACAAGCGCGTGTTTCTGCAGTACGTGTCTTTGAATTGATGGATGAGGCTGGCATTCAGGTTTCCGATGTGAAACACCCTCGATATGAAGGAAATGTATCGTTTGATTCCGTTTGGTTTGGTTACAAGGAGAACGAGCATGTTCTTAAAGACATCTCTTTTACTGCGCATAAAGGCGAGACTGTCGCACTTGTAGGTCATACAGGATCCGGAAAGAGCTCCATCATGAACCTCCTATTTCGCTTTTATGATATTGAAAAAGGCAAAATCGTCATTGATGGGGAGAATATTCAGGATTTACCGAAGCAGGCAGTCAGACAGCATATGGGTATTGTGCTGCAAGATCCGTTCCTGTTCAGTGGAACCATTGCTTCAAATGTAAGCTTGGATGATCCTTCCATTACTATAGAGCGGGTCAAAAAAGCACTTGAGGACGTAGGTGCCATGGATTTCATCAACGCACTTCCGAATGGGCTAGAGGAACCTGTCATTGAAAAGGGGAGTACCTTGTCTTCTGGACAACGACAGCTAATTTCTTTTGCGCGTGCTCTTGCGTTCGATCCGGCCATACTTATTCTGGATGAGGCGACAGCAAGTATTGATACAGAAACCGAGGCTATTATTCAACAGGCTTTGGAAGTTCTTAAAAAAGGAAGAACGACTTTTATCATTGCACATAGACTTTCTACTATTAAGAATGCGGATCAAATCCTTGTCTTGGATCGTGGAGAAATTTCAGAGCGGGGCAATCATGAAGATCTGATGGAGATTAAAGGGAAATACTATCAAATGTATGAACTGCAGCAGGGAAGTAAAGGGTTGGCAGGATAA